In Pseudoduganella albidiflava, a single window of DNA contains:
- a CDS encoding TipAS antibiotic-recognition domain-containing protein — MAMKRAGLTLAQIQSMTAGPRPDLHSIVAAQIQVLEAREREVAAARELLASILSRIERSEPIDVATFCSLIRQGENAMSQVKLDALASQYMSPEQNLAFREAVQALPADFDAEAHDKKWQALSARIKAALPLDPASPAAQAFLDEWDELAAPYIAACSAEALKGVSNMHEHIEEWDREVDAPFDAEVFRFHQAAQRARDAMHGPADR, encoded by the coding sequence ATGGCAATGAAACGTGCCGGGTTAACGCTGGCGCAAATTCAATCCATGACTGCAGGCCCGCGCCCCGACCTGCATTCGATCGTGGCTGCCCAAATCCAGGTACTCGAGGCGCGCGAGCGCGAAGTTGCCGCCGCAAGAGAGTTGCTTGCATCCATTTTGTCCCGCATCGAGCGCAGCGAGCCAATCGATGTCGCGACATTCTGCTCGCTGATACGACAAGGAGAAAACGCGATGTCTCAAGTAAAACTCGATGCATTGGCTTCCCAATACATGAGCCCCGAGCAAAACCTGGCGTTCAGGGAAGCAGTGCAAGCGCTGCCGGCCGACTTCGATGCCGAAGCCCATGACAAGAAGTGGCAGGCGCTCAGTGCGCGGATCAAGGCAGCGCTTCCACTCGATCCAGCGAGCCCCGCTGCCCAGGCCTTCCTTGATGAATGGGATGAATTGGCTGCGCCCTACATCGCCGCGTGTTCGGCGGAGGCATTGAAGGGCGTCAGCAACATGCATGAGCACATCGAGGAATGGGACCGCGAAGTCGACGCGCCATTCGATGCGGAAGTGTTCAGGTTTCATCAGGCGGCGCAGAGGGCACGTGACGCCATGCACGGACCAGCGGATCGATAG
- a CDS encoding phosphate/phosphite/phosphonate ABC transporter substrate-binding protein, protein MTWRAALPMYNVSPRLREGYNALLEALLVEADVTAAVELVDDPGTLLDFWRRPDLLVSQACGYPYLVALRGHATLLATPCFDVPGCTGSDYSSVLVARAGSGIRTLEDARGKVAAVNERHSNSGMNALRHAVAPLARDGRFFGAIEWSGSHAASVRLVREGVADVAAIDCVTHAYLQQEYPAALAGVAALGSTAASPGLPLIAGSAVPHSLVRQLRGALLDPGPRLREAMSALRIRGFAHRGVSDYARIAGLERDAAHHGYAELR, encoded by the coding sequence ATGACTTGGCGTGCCGCCCTGCCGATGTACAACGTCTCGCCCCGGCTTCGGGAGGGATACAATGCCCTGCTGGAAGCCCTGTTGGTGGAGGCCGACGTAACCGCCGCGGTCGAGCTGGTCGACGACCCCGGCACGCTGCTGGACTTCTGGCGCCGGCCCGACCTGCTGGTATCGCAAGCCTGTGGCTACCCGTACCTGGTGGCATTGCGCGGCCATGCCACGCTGCTCGCCACGCCCTGCTTCGACGTCCCCGGCTGCACCGGCAGCGACTATTCCAGCGTGCTGGTGGCACGCGCCGGCAGCGGCATCCGTACGCTGGAGGATGCGCGCGGCAAGGTCGCCGCCGTGAACGAGCGGCATTCGAACAGCGGGATGAACGCACTGCGGCATGCGGTGGCGCCGCTGGCCCGGGACGGGCGCTTCTTCGGCGCCATCGAATGGTCCGGCAGCCATGCCGCCAGCGTGCGCCTGGTGCGCGAGGGTGTGGCGGACGTAGCCGCGATCGACTGCGTCACGCATGCCTACCTTCAGCAGGAATATCCTGCCGCCCTGGCCGGCGTGGCAGCGCTAGGTTCTACGGCTGCTTCGCCCGGCTTGCCGCTGATCGCCGGCAGTGCCGTGCCACATTCCTTGGTACGGCAATTGCGCGGCGCGCTGCTGGACCCGGGTCCGCGCTTGCGAGAGGCGATGAGCGCCCTGCGCATACGGGGCTTTGCCCATCGCGGCGTGAGCGATTACGCCAGGATCGCCGGACTGGAACGGGACGCTGCCCACCACGGCTACGCCGAACTGCGCTGA
- a CDS encoding acyltransferase family protein: protein MTYSIDENRFHSLDAVRACALLGGILLHAIMNYMPGYREYNWPWSDNSTNAGLGILYFVIHLFRMSSFFLIAGFFARLLHQRLGTKGLIKNRLRRIGLPLIAFYFVVMPLGFLSFIWVTQKLGTSGTGGTAKMELPPVIGPFVPWGHLWFLYLLLVIYVLVLAARATVVSFDSEGTLRSTVSRLLDSAFRLRIAPLLLGAPIALSLYLSPWWVQWQGIPSPIIGLVPNFPGLLAYGAAFLVGWFLHREQENLRVLALDWHLYAVGAVAGTAVALYVIGIKPTLGIVELNNVDRAVYAGAYLFAQWCVMFAVIGLAVRYLRVASGRWRYLADASYWMYLMHAPIIFLLQTWMLHWPLHWSVKLSMILAITSVLLLTSYHYLVRTTFMGVFLSGRKYPRLSGN from the coding sequence ATGACCTATTCCATAGACGAAAATCGCTTTCATTCCCTTGATGCAGTCCGTGCTTGTGCACTCCTTGGGGGCATTCTGCTGCATGCGATCATGAATTATATGCCAGGTTATCGGGAATACAATTGGCCATGGTCCGACAACTCCACGAATGCCGGCTTGGGAATCTTGTACTTCGTCATCCATCTCTTTCGGATGTCATCGTTTTTTCTTATCGCTGGATTCTTTGCGCGGCTTCTTCACCAACGCCTGGGTACGAAAGGCCTGATAAAAAACCGCTTGAGACGCATTGGTTTGCCACTGATTGCCTTTTATTTTGTGGTCATGCCGCTCGGTTTCCTTTCTTTTATCTGGGTAACTCAGAAACTCGGCACAAGCGGAACGGGAGGAACGGCGAAGATGGAGCTTCCACCCGTCATTGGCCCGTTTGTGCCTTGGGGGCATTTATGGTTCCTTTACCTGCTACTGGTAATCTACGTATTGGTGTTAGCGGCGCGAGCAACGGTAGTAAGTTTCGATTCGGAGGGTACGCTTCGCTCCACTGTTAGCCGCCTGCTGGACTCCGCATTCAGGCTTCGAATTGCACCTTTGCTGCTGGGTGCGCCAATTGCCTTATCGCTATACCTCTCTCCTTGGTGGGTACAGTGGCAAGGAATACCCTCACCAATTATCGGGCTCGTGCCTAATTTCCCTGGATTGCTGGCGTACGGCGCGGCATTTCTCGTTGGGTGGTTCCTACACCGGGAACAGGAAAATTTACGCGTTCTTGCGTTAGATTGGCATTTGTACGCGGTAGGCGCAGTGGCAGGCACCGCCGTCGCGCTTTATGTTATCGGTATTAAGCCAACGCTCGGAATTGTCGAACTCAATAACGTAGACCGCGCCGTTTATGCCGGTGCGTACTTGTTTGCCCAATGGTGCGTAATGTTTGCTGTTATTGGATTAGCTGTGCGCTACCTTCGAGTCGCTAGCGGACGTTGGCGCTATCTCGCAGATGCATCGTATTGGATGTATCTTATGCACGCACCCATCATCTTTCTGCTGCAGACGTGGATGTTACATTGGCCGTTGCACTGGTCAGTAAAGCTTTCGATGATTCTTGCGATTACCAGTGTTCTGCTACTCACAAGCTATCACTACCTGGTACGTACAACCTTTATGGGTGTGTTTCTCAGCGGGCGAAAGTATCCTCGTCTTTCCGGCAACTGA
- a CDS encoding DUF6624 domain-containing protein: MTKASGLFCLLLVAAPLHGAETPARPDLREELLRMRAEDQRARGVGGVMDPQAMGRVDAANTARLKEIVAQVGWPTISLVGGDAAGAAWLLAQHADQDRAFQVDVLARIEKLLDSGEATRKEYAYLYDRVHEPQRYGTQGTCLDSTRWVPRPIENERDVDERRAEVGLPTMAEYIAIVSRICGEYAVPAPRTGK; encoded by the coding sequence ATGACGAAAGCTTCGGGATTGTTTTGTCTCCTGTTAGTGGCCGCACCTCTTCATGGTGCCGAGACGCCGGCCCGGCCCGACCTGCGAGAGGAACTACTGCGCATGCGCGCAGAAGACCAGCGCGCACGCGGCGTGGGTGGCGTCATGGATCCGCAGGCAATGGGACGCGTGGATGCGGCAAATACGGCCCGGCTCAAGGAGATCGTCGCACAGGTTGGCTGGCCAACCATCTCGCTGGTCGGTGGCGACGCAGCGGGAGCTGCCTGGTTGCTGGCCCAGCATGCAGACCAGGACCGGGCGTTCCAGGTCGACGTACTGGCGCGGATCGAGAAACTGCTCGACTCCGGCGAAGCCACCCGCAAAGAATATGCTTACCTGTATGACCGTGTCCATGAACCGCAGCGGTATGGCACCCAGGGCACCTGCCTGGACTCTACCCGATGGGTGCCACGTCCGATCGAGAACGAGCGCGACGTGGACGAACGTCGCGCCGAGGTCGGCCTGCCAACGATGGCCGAGTACATTGCGATTGTCTCCAGGATATGCGGGGAATACGCTGTGCCGGCTCCGCGCACGGGCAAATAG